A genomic stretch from Setaria italica strain Yugu1 chromosome VII, Setaria_italica_v2.0, whole genome shotgun sequence includes:
- the LOC101761956 gene encoding Bowman-Birk type bran trypsin inhibitor: protein MKSSGAMGTTTPAVVLATMLVVALHVGLAAATHSDTDTIIRLPTGVRGDDSPWECCDFIERDPSFRPPRWQCNDVLGECSANCKKCEEALAGDGYVCRDWVTSIVQPPVCTPRPWDCCDFAVCTRAYVPTCWCADKVDKCSSHCKDCSEVEKDPRRYRCLDRFLGYPGPKCTPWSSKEEGN from the coding sequence ATGAAGAGCAGCGGCGCCATGGGCACTACTACTCCGGCGGTTGTCCTTGCGACGATGCTCGTCGTCGCTCTTCacgtcggcctcgccgccgccacgcactCCGACACCGACACGATTATTCGTCTCCCCACCGGCGTCCGTGGTGATGACTCGCCGTGGGAGTGCTGCGACTTCATCGAGCGGGACCCGTCGTTCCGGCCGCCGAGGTGGCAGTGCAACGACGTCCTGGGCGAGTGCTCCGCCAACTGCAAGAAGTGCGAGGaggcgctcgccggcgacggctaCGTCTGCCGCGACTGGGTCACGAGCATCGTCCAGCCGCCGGTGTGCACGCCGAGGCCGTGGGATTGCTGCGACTTCGCCGTCTGCACCAGGGCGTACGTCCCCACCTGCTGGTGCGCCGACAAGGTGGACAAGTGCTCCAGCCACTGCAAGGATTGCTCGGAGGTGGAGAAGGACCCGCGCCGCTACCGCTGCCTCGACCGATTCCTCGGCTATCCTGGGCCCAAGTGCACGCCATGGAGCAGCAAGGAGGAGGGCAACTAG
- the LOC101761551 gene encoding peptide methionine sulfoxide reductase A2-1 codes for MSTTTDGAASPALAPDADAPAGEGLALAQFAAGCFWSVELVYQRLPGVARTEVGFSQGHRHAPTYRDVCGGGTGHAEVVRVHYDPGACPYAVLLDVFWAKHNPTTRNRQGNDVGTQYRSGIYYYTAEQEKLARESLAEKQKEWKDTIVTEILPARRFYPAEDYHQQYLEKGGQSAKKGCGDPIRCYG; via the exons ATGTCCACCACCACCGACGGCGCGGCGAGCCCGGCCCTGGCGCCGGACGcggacgcccccgccggcgAGGGCCTGGCGCTGGCGCAGTTCGCGGCGGGGTGCTTCTGGAGCGTGGAGCTGGTGTACCAGCGCCTCCCCGGCGTGGCGCGCACGGAAGTGGGCTTCTCGCAGGGCCACCGCCACGCGCCCACCTACCGCGacgtctgcggcggcggcacggggcaCGCCGAGGTGGTGCGCGTGCACTACGACCCCGGCGCCTGCCCCTACGCCGTCCTCCTCGACGTCTTCTGGGCCAAGCACAACCCCACCACCCGCAACAGACAG GGCAACGACGTCGGGACGCAGTACAGGTCGGGCATCTACTACTACACGGCGGAGCAGGAGAAGCTGGCGCGGGAGTCGCTGGCGGAGAAGCAGAAGGAGTGGAAGGACACCATCGTCACCGAGATCCTGCCGGCGCGCCGGTTCTACCCGGCCGAGGACTACCACCAGCAGTACCTGGAGAAGGGCGGCCAGTCCGCCAAGAAGGGATGCGGCGACCCCATCCGCTGCTACGGGTGA
- the LOC101782907 gene encoding putative multidrug resistance protein produces the protein MATAGGSREKASFLELVRYADARDRCLMALGALGSFGDGMMQPLSMLVLGDIVNSYGGVGTAGSAFSSSAVDKFALRLLYVAVAVGACAFLEGLCWTQTAERQASRMRRLYLEAVLRQPVEFFDASAPSSHATTFRVISTISDDADTIQDFLAEKLPNVLANMTLFFGALAVAFVFAWRLALAGLPFTLLFIVPSVVLGKRLAAAAGEARAAYEEAGGVAEQAVSSIRTVASYRGERRTLERFRSALARSTALGVRQGLIKGAVIGSMGVIYAVWSFMSWIGSVLVIRFHAQGGHVFVASICIVLAGMSIMMALPNLRYFVDAATAAARMREMIDKFEPLGEEGKKGATREDIRGRIVFRDVRFSYPSRPDTRVLDGVNLTISEGATVGLVGGSGSGKSTVISLLQRFYSPDSGEILLDGHDIGALNAEWLRSQIGLVSQEPVLFATSIRENILFGNEAASLKQVVVAAKMANAHDFITKLPHGYETNVGQFGTQLSGGQKQRIAIARALIRDPRILLLDEATSALDSESERAVQDALDRASVGRTTVVVAHRLSTIRKADMIAVLDAGRVVECGTHDELVGADAGEGGGVYARMARLQKASVAREERQRVVEVELESSRVSFRSVEIMSVPSDFHPSPVPSFRSVERSVDMEDDDLVVHDTVARGHKPSQLRLLKMNQPEWKQALLGCAGAIVFGAVLPLYSYSLGSLPEVYFLGDNDLIRSKTRLYSLVFFGIAIVCITANIVQHYNFAVMGERLTERVRGQMLAKILSFEVGWFDEDENSSAAVSARLATQATKVRSLVGDRMCLLVQAAANATLGFSLALAVSWRLALVMMAMQPLVIASFYFKKVLMTTMSKKAKKAQVQGSQLAGEAVVNHRTITAFSSQRRMLRLYETSQERPRKDNRVQSWISGFCLSLCQFSNTGSMALALWYGGRLMARGLITPTHLFQVFFMLMTMGRVIADAGSLTSDLAKGGDAVRSVLDTLDREPMIKDDDDGDEVKEPKKNTKHEQEIKGAIEFRNVQFSYPTRPEVTVLDGFSLEIGAGKTVALVGPSGSGKSTVISLIERFYDVEKGSVLIDGRDIRSYSLARLRSHIALVSQEPTLFSGTIRDNIMYGEEHATEDEVTNAAMLANAHEFISGMEGGYDARVGERGAQLSGGQRQRLALARAILKNARILLLDEATSALDTVSERLVQDAIDRMLQGRRTCVVVAHRLSTVQKSDVIAVVRNGKVVERGRHGELVAAGRGGLYYHLIKLQHGTSPGLSPT, from the exons ATGGCGACCGCCGGGGGCAGCAGGGAGAAGGCGTCGTTCCTGGAGCTGGTGCGCTACGCCGACGCGCGGGACCGGTGCCTCATGGCGCTCGGCGCGCTGGGCAGCTTCGGCGACGGCATGATGCAGCCGCTCTCCATGCTCGTCCTCGGCGACATCGTCAACAGCTACGGCGGCGTCGGGACAGCCGGCAGCGCATTCAGCTCCAGCGCCGTCGACAAG TTCGCGCTCCGGTTGCTGTACGTCGCGGTTGCAGTGGGCGCCTGCGCGTTCCTAG AGGGGCTGTGCTGGACGCAGACGgcggagcggcaggcgtcgaGGATGCGGCGGCTGTACCTGGAGGCCGTCCTGCGGCAGCCGGTGGAGTTCTTCGACGCGTCAGCGCCGTCCTCGCACGCCACCACGTTCCGGGTCATCTCCACCATCTCCGACGACGCCGACACCATCCAGGACTTCCTCGCCGAGAAG CTGCCGAACGTTCTGGCGAACATGACGCTTTTCTTCGGCGCGCTGGCCGTCGCCTTCGTCTTCGCGTGGCGGCTGGCGCTGGCGGGCCTCCCGTTCACGCTCCTCTTCATCGTGCCCAGCGTGGTTCTGGGCAAGcgcctggccgccgcggccggggaggCCCGCGCGGCGtacgaggaggccggcggcgtcgccgagCAGGCGGTGTCGTCCATACGCACCGTGGCGTCGTACCGTGGGGAGCGGCGGACGCTGGAGCGGTTCCGGAGCGCGCTGGCGCGGAGCACGGCGCTCGGCGTCAGGCAGGGGCTCATCAAGGGCGCCGTCATCGGGAGCATGGGCGTCATCTACGCCGTCTGGTCCTTCATGTCGTGGATCGGCAGCGTCCTCGTCATCCGCTTCCACGCGCAGGGCGGCCACGTCTTCGTCGCTTCCATCTGCATCGTCCTGGCCGGAAT GTCCATCATGATGGCGCTACCAAACCTGCGGTACTTCGTcgacgcggcgacggcggcggcgcggatgcGCGAGATGATCGACAAGTTCGAGCCTCTCGGAGAGGAGGGCAAGAAGGGTGCCACCAGGGAGGACATCAGGGGCCGGATCGTGTTCAGGGACGTGCGCTTCTCGTACCCGTCGAGGCCGGACACGCGGGTGCTCGACGGCGTGAACCTGACCATCTCCGAGGGCGCCACCGTCGGCCTCGTCGGCGGGAGCGGGTCCGGCAAGTCCACCGTGATCTCCTTGCTGCAGAGGTTTTACAGCCCCGATTCTGGCGAGATACTGCTGGACGGCCATGACATTGGCGCGCTCAACGCGGAGTGGCTCCGGAGCCAGATCGGCCTGGTGAGCCAGGAGCCCGTGCTGTTCGCCACGTCCATAAGGGAGAACATACTGTTCGGCAACGAGGCGGCGTCGCTGAAGCAAGTCGTTGTGGCGGCGAAGATGGCCAATGCACACGACTTCATCACCAAATTACCCCATGGATACGAAACAAAT GTCGGGCAATTCGGGACGCAGCTGTCGGGAGGGCAGAAGCAGCGCATCGCCATCGCCCGCGCGCTCATCCGGGACCCCAGGATCCTGCTCCTGGACGAGGCGACCAGCGCGCTGGACTCGGAGTCGGAGCGCGCGGTGCAGGACGCGCTGGACCGGGCGTCCGTAGGCCGGACGACCGTCGTCGTGGCGCACCGCCTGTCCACGATCCGCAAGGCCGACATGATCGCCGTGCTCGACGCGGGCCGCGTGGTGGAGTGCGGCACGCACGACGAGCTCGTCGGCGcggacgccggcgagggcggcggcgtctACGCCCGGATGGCGCGCCTGCAGAAGGCGTCCGTGGCGAGGGAGGAGCGCCAGCGCGTGGTGGAAGTGGAGTTGGAGAGCAGCCGGGTGTCGTTCCGAAGCGTCGAGATCATGTCAGTGCCCAGCGACTTCCATCCAAGCCCGGTGCCGTCGTTCCGGTCGGTCGAACGCTCCGTGGACATGGAAGACGACGACCTCGTCGTCCACGACACGGTGGCGCGCGGCCACAAGCCCTCCCAGCTCCGCCTGCTCAAGATGAATCAGCCGGAGTGGAAACAGGCTCTTCTCGGGTGCGCCGGCGCAATCGTATTCGGTGCTGTGCTGCCGCTGTACTCGTACAGCCTCGGCTCGTTGCCAGAGGTGTATTTCCTCGGTGACAATGACCTCATCCGGTCAAAGACCAG GCTGTACTCCCTCGTCTTCTTTGGCATTGCCATCGTTTGCATCACGGCGAACATCGTGCAGCACTACAACTTCGCTGTGATGGGTGAGCGCCTGACAGAGCGCGTCCGGGGACAGATGCTCGCCAAGATCCTGTCCTTCGAGGTTGGGTGGTTCGACGAGGACGAGAACTCGAGCGCGGCGGTCAGTGCGCGTTTGGCAACGCAGGCAACAAAGGTCCGCTCCCTCGTCGGCGACCGCATGTGCCTCCTGGTGCAGGCGGCCGCCAACGCAACGCTGGGCTTCTCTCTAGCGCTCGCCGTGTCGTGGCGGCTCGCCCTTGTCATGATGGCCATGCAGCCGTTGGTCATCGCGAGCTTCTACTTCAAGAAGGTGCTCATGACTACCATGTCcaagaaggccaagaaggcacAGGTACAAGGAAGCCAgctcgccggtgaggccgtGGTGAACCACCGGACGATCACCGCGTTCTCGTCGCAGCGGAGGATGCTCCGCCTGTATGAGACTTCACAGGAGAGGCCCAGGAAGGATAACAGGGTGCAGTCTTGGATCTCCGGCTTCTGCCTATCCCTATGCCAGTTCAGCAACACGGGCAGCATGGCGCTTGCGCTGTGGTACGGGGGCAGGCTCATGGCCAGGGGGCTCATCACGCCCACGCACCTGTTCCAGGTGTTCTTCATGCTCATGACCATGGGCAGGGTGATTGCCGACGCCGGGAGCTTGACTTCCGACCTAGCAAAGGGCGGCGACGCCGTGCGGTCTGTCCTCGACACGTTGGACCGTGAACCAATGATCAAGGATGACGACGATGGCGATGAAGTCAAGGAACCAAAGAAGAATACAAAACACGAGCAGGAGATCAAAGGCGCCATCGAGTTCAGGAACGTGCAGTTCAGCTACCCGACGCGGCCAGAGGTGACCGTGCTCGATGGTTTCAGCCTTGAGATAGGCGCGGGGAAGACGGTGGCGCTCGTCGGACCGAGCGGGTCCGGCAAGTCCACGGTGATCAGCCTGATCGAACGCTTCTACGACGTGGAGAAAGGCTCGGTTTTGATCGACGGCCGGGACATCAGGAGCTACAGCCTGGCGCGCCTGCGGTCGCACATCGCGCTCGTCAGCCAGGAGCCGACGCTATTCTCCGGCACGATTCGCGACAACATCATGTACGGCGAAGAGCACGCCACCGAGGACGAGGTGACCAACGCCGCCATGCTTGCCAACGCCCACGAGTTCATCAG CGGAATGGAGGGTGGCTACGATGCGCGCGTCGGGGAGCGAGGGGCGCAGCTCTCGGGCGGGCAGAGGCAGCGGCTCGCGCTGGCGCGTGCGATCCTGAAGAACGCGAGGATACTACTGCTGGACGAGGCGACGAGCGCGCTGGACACCGTGTCGGAGAGGCTGGTTCAGGACGCCATCGACCGGATGCTGCAGGGGAGGAGGACGTGCGTGGTCGTGGCGCACCGCCTCTCCACGGTGCAGAAGTCCGACGTGATCGCGGTGGTGAGGAACGGGAAGGTGGTGGAGAGAGGGCGGCACGGGGAGCTCGTCGCCGCGGGGCGTGGTGGGTTGTACTACCACCTGATCAAGCTGCAACACGGAACGTCACCCGGTCTTAGTCCTACATAA
- the LOC101783314 gene encoding probable long-chain-alcohol O-fatty-acyltransferase 5 has translation MAAGGDLGSLAAVVAAVTACMCYARYAARRFRPGLPRLAALLPVLAVLPFPPLAFRALHLRAISAFFLAWVAEFRLLLLASGQGPLHPSLPLPAFVAIATFPVTLRDPKKSAAARPGLGLVESAAMVALLTAVVSLYRYEERINGYVLLALYSVHMYLALELVLAASAAAARALLGLDLEPQFDRPYLSSSLRDFWGRRWNLSVSALLRQVVFRPVRARLGAAAAGVLAAFAVSGLMHEAMFSYITLRPPTGEATVFFALHGAGVVAEWWWAAHERWLRPPRALATPLTLAFVAVTGFWLFFPPITRPGADKQVIAESEAMVAFVRDAAGWAVDSARSILSGRS, from the coding sequence atggccgccggcggcgacctgggcagcctcgccgccgtcgtggccGCGGTGACCGCGTGCATGTGCTACGCCCGCTACGCCGCGCGCCGTTTCCGCCCGGGCCtgccccgcctcgccgcgctcctccccgTGCTCGCCGTGCTCCCTTTCCCCCCGCTCGCCTTCCGCGCGCTCCACCTCCGCGCCATCtccgccttcttcctcgccTGGGTCGCGGAGTTCAGGCTCCTGCTCCTCGCATCCGGCCAGGGCCCGCTCCACCCGTCGCTCCCGCTGCCCGCCTTCGTCGCCATCGCCACGTTCCCCGTCACGCTGCGGGATCCCAAGAAGTCCGCCGCCGCGAGGCCGGGCCTCGGGCTCGTCGAGTCTGCCGCCATGGTGGCGCTGCTCACGGCCGTCGTGTCGCTGTACCGGTACGAGGAGCGGATCAACGGGTACGTCCTGCTCGCGCTCTACTCGGTGCACATGTATCTCGCGCTGGAGCTCGTCCTggcggcgtccgcggcggcggcgcgcgcgctgctGGGACTCGACCTGGAGCCGCAGTTCGACCGGCCCTACCTCTCGTCCTCGCTACGGGACTTCTGGGGCCGGCGGTGGAACCTCTCCGTGTCCGCGCTGCTCCGGCAGGTCGTGTTCCGCCCCGTGCGCGCgcgcctcggcgccgccgccgcgggggtgcTCGCGGCGTTCGCCGTGTCCGGGCTGATGCACGAGGCCATGTTCTCGTACATCACGCTGCGGCCGCCCACGGGGGAGGCGACCGTGTTCTTCGCGCTGCACGGGGCGGGCGTGGTGGCGGAGTGGTGGTGGGCGGCGCACGAGCGGTGGCtgcgcccgccgcgcgcgctgGCGACGCCGCTGACGCTGGCGTTCGTGGCCGTGACAGGGTTCTGGCTCTTCTTCCCGCCGATCACCAGGCCCGGAGCCGACAAGCAGGTGATCGCCGAGTCCGAGGCGATGGTCGCGTTCGTGAGGGACGCCGCGGGATGGGCGGTCGACTCCGCCCGGTCAATCTTGTCCGGCCGCTCGTAG